Part of the Henckelia pumila isolate YLH828 chromosome 2, ASM3356847v2, whole genome shotgun sequence genome is shown below.
AATCTATAGCAAGTACACAATCATCATATTTCAGTTCCAAAACCTTTGTAAGCATAGTCCACAAATCTAACAAGTTCATCAGGACTACAAACACGAGAACCCGAAAGGTCGGAAAGATTAACTCTATCATGTTCCAGTAAGGTTTGATTAAGATTGACAGTCATGTCACAACGGTCGAATACCATGCCATAAGTTCTTCCCAGCTCACTGCAGAACTCGATGAACGTTTGATCCTCAGTGGCATCCATAAAATGAAAAGGGAGACATTTATCTTCCCATGTGCCAACAGATTTCATGTTCAAAGAAATTTGTCGGATACTTTTCAGATTGGAAAAAATAGCCTGAGCCATTTGAGATGAATTCCAGTGGATATCTCCATCGTCCCTTGTTATTTGGTGAAGTACGATCAAATTGGCAAAGGCGAAGCGAATCATGAAGATGAAAAGATCACAGAAATCCATTCCTACGAGGAAACACAACTCCATATAATTATCACAGTAAAATCACCACTAAATATTAAAGTTGATTCCAATTATGATGCACGAACATTTCAAGAAATTACTATTTACAGAGACTATACTTTTGGAGTCAAATATTTGGTGCGtcagaaattccaaaaaaaagCAGCAGCAGAAAAACGCAATCAGGtattgaaatgaagtttgaaTTACTACAAATAAAATGTGTTTGTCAATGCATgcgttttgaatttttatatatttatgtggtatagttggtttttctatcaaTAATCATGATAAATTGCATGTAAAATGTAAGCATTTACGATAGTTGTATCCTTATCGTGTGATGTCCTTAATATCTTAAAGATTTGTGCACACAGTGATTGAATTGAAATAATGATTTCCAAGATTTTCAAGACTTGGTTCTCATAGGCTGAGGAAAAGTAAAAGGCACACCTGCATTAGCTGCAAGATTTTTCTGGCATAGCCCTTCAAAATCATCACATATGTCCTTGATGTCTTCAATATACCACCTAGCCTCGCGATATTCCCTCAAAAGCAAATCCCACTGAAGAGAGAAGATATCATAAGAGCAGTAAATCCTAATGCATAATAATAAACACTTTTTGTCTGAATAGTTGTTGGAATAATGTTCATACCACCCAAGATATGTTGTAGGCATTGAACCAATTGTGATTGATTGATATCGTATCCTCCTAATAGTCACAGAAATCGTAGGACATTAGCATCTAACATACATGATCCAAGGTATGAATACAAGCTCTCTCAGTTGTGCAACTCTATGTTCGGTGGCAAAAAGAAAACTAGGAGAATGGAATTTAGGAAAATATCTAAAAAGATCGTTTCAATATTTCGCAAACTACGTAGAAAATGAAGATTATAGAAATTAGAATCATACCAGATTATGAACTTGATGATACCACCCACTGGGGACAAAGATAATCTCATTTTGTTCCTGAATACACTCCATCCAGATTGCCTAGATTTGCAAATTACCAGTAACTGTAAATAAATTGTTTTCCCTTTAAAAGCACTTTGAAGAAGAAGACGATGTATTAAGGAGTAAAATTATACCTCATCAATTCTGGGGAACTTTGATTCGCAAACATCTTCAAAGATGTCATACACAGAAGACCTCATATTCCTGAATAAAATATAGAAATATGAATAGCCAACTAGAAAGATCCGAACTGAGCCCACGAGAGGAAACAAGAGATTTAGAAATTTGCTAATTTACCCTAAATAAGATATACCTTTCATTTCCATTATTTCccaaaaatttcatcttttttccttgatattcagatttaaaaaaaacGGCAACTCTGCGCTGCAACAGTACACTGTGAGAAAATGCACTAATACCTGTCGAAAATAAGGTCGCGTTGACCTGGAGAAAGAAAGTACCATTGTTTCCGGCCACACACATTCGCCGACCAACTGTATGACCTGAAAACATCAGCATGAAGCGGTGTCCATGTACCTGCACTTGCAGTCAAAAGTTTCACATTGTTTCTCCGAGTCTTACCGTGTATTGCCCTTACTCGTATATTCATTTGCAAATTAGTGTTTTACAAAATGATTTTCATTGAGAACATTAACGTACCTTTTGCTCCCATGTATACAAAACGGTAGTCAGAGCATCTAATTTCATCTCGTTCTTCTAATGTGTGGGGATCACTATGCATATTGTATTTATCTAGATACAGATTCAGCCAGTCATCACAGAAAAAAGATGGAGTACTGTAGGCATTGTACTCAGGGTACTCCTGCAAATGTTGAAGAATTAAGCAAATTGGAATCATTACAAGAGATGAAGCTCATCTGGCATATGGTGCAATCGAGTCCATCCAAATGCCACCCCTAATTTCCTATTGATCTCAAACCCGAAATTCATCCAGTCGGCCTGAGTTCAATTGAAGCTTGAAGAAATAAGTATTTAGAGTAAACTTTAGTTCCAACTTCCAACTACGTTTTGAATTCGAGCCCATTAGTCAGTGGCCTAGTTTAATATCAAGGTTAATCAAACTAAAACTAGATTCAAGAATCAAACTCGGTGTATTCATTTAAACTTCAAGTATATTTTACAAAATGTTAATTAATTGAATATTAAAGTCCGCGGGGTAGCTCAAACATGTAACTCAAGGATGATAATTCAGGTGCAAAGAAAAATATTAGTCAAACAAAATGCACACCTTAACAAAATGCCAATCTTTCAAATACAACAACGAATTACCATCAGCGCCGCCATCATCGGAACCAGAAATCCGCTCCCAACGGTCAATGAACTCAGAAACCGACATCTCCACCCTCTTTTGATCGGTGAATTCCTTCGTACCACACTCCGCAACCTAGGAAAACACCACACCCAAATTCAGATTCCCATAAATTCGTGACAAGACGGCGTCGTAGTGTATGGTTACCTGGACTTTAGAGGTGCCGAATCGTGAGGAGAGGAATCTGAGATCGGGCTTTCCGTCGCCGGAGACCCAGTCTCTGCAGGCCCGCCAGTCATCGGTGAGCCCGGTGAGAATAACGGGCTGGTTTCTGGCCATGtaatatttgataaattcaGCGTAATTCAATAGTTTCCCGTCCACTCTCTCCACTTTGCCTCCGATTTTGACACCCATTTTTGTTCTCTCTTCGCTTCTTCCCGGAACTAGGCTAATTACCAGCTTCATCCGTTCATCGTTAAAAAGCAcagtagtgtaattttaatattttttttttattttttctgctttaaaaaaaaggaaattattattattaacctTATTTTTTCACAAATTGAGAAATAAATACAGGTATTGATGCTCTTTTACCCACTCAC
Proteins encoded:
- the LOC140882460 gene encoding arginine-specific demethylase JMJ20 isoform X1, with translation MKLVISLVPGRSEERTKMGVKIGGKVERVDGKLLNYAEFIKYYMARNQPVILTGLTDDWRACRDWVSGDGKPDLRFLSSRFGTSKVQVAECGTKEFTDQKRVEMSVSEFIDRWERISGSDDGGADGNSLLYLKDWHFVKEYPEYNAYSTPSFFCDDWLNLYLDKYNMHSDPHTLEERDEIRCSDYRFVYMGAKGTWTPLHADVFRSYSWSANVCGRKQWYFLSPGQRDLIFDRNMRSSVYDIFEDVCESKFPRIDEAIWMECIQEQNEIIFVPSGWYHQVHNLEDTISINHNWFNAYNISWVWDLLLREYREARWYIEDIKDICDDFEGLCQKNLAANAGMDFCDLFIFMIRFAFANLIVLHQITRDDGDIHWNSSQMAQAIFSNLKSIRQISLNMKSVGTWEDKCLPFHFMDATEDQTFIEFCSELGRTYGMVFDRCDMTVNLNQTLLEHDRVNLSDLSGSRVCSPDELVRFVDYAYKGFGTEI
- the LOC140882460 gene encoding arginine-specific demethylase JMJ20 isoform X2; this translates as MTGGPAETGSPATESPISDSSPHDSAPLKSRLRSVVRRNSPIKRGWRCRFLSSLTVGSGFLVPMMAALMEYPEYNAYSTPSFFCDDWLNLYLDKYNMHSDPHTLEERDEIRCSDYRFVYMGAKGTWTPLHADVFRSYSWSANVCGRKQWYFLSPGQRDLIFDRNMRSSVYDIFEDVCESKFPRIDEAIWMECIQEQNEIIFVPSGWYHQVHNLEDTISINHNWFNAYNISWVWDLLLREYREARWYIEDIKDICDDFEGLCQKNLAANAGMDFCDLFIFMIRFAFANLIVLHQITRDDGDIHWNSSQMAQAIFSNLKSIRQISLNMKSVGTWEDKCLPFHFMDATEDQTFIEFCSELGRTYGMVFDRCDMTVNLNQTLLEHDRVNLSDLSGSRVCSPDELVRFVDYAYKGFGTEI